The sequence GATAGCAAAAAAAAGGGAAGCCCTGGAAAACATACTGATTCCATGCTCCAATGAAGAAAACAAAACAATGCTCCAATCCGCTGGTTTTGTAGAGGTTGAACCTTTCTTTCAATGGTTCAACTTTGTCTCCTTTCTTGCCATCAAACCAATTTCATAAAGATCTCACCATGGGTTACATCGACCAACTCCCACCGAGTGCCAAAATCGACAAAATCATCCAGCTCCATAACGAGAAACAAACATGGATAAACCAGGACAAAAAAGGTTTTCTCCGCTACCGACGTCCTTCCGAAGCCCTGCAGGAGTTTTCCGCAACAACTGTTAACTGCAGTCTCGATGCGGTTAAAATTGGCGCTGAACATGAAATCTCACCACATGACCGGCAAACCATAGAGTCCCACCTGCGCACCTTCTGCCCCTGGCGAAAAGGTCCATTTTCAATCTTTGGCATTGATGTTGATTCGGAATGGCAAAGCCAGCGAAAATGGCAACGGGTACTCCCCAAACTTCCTGACTTGAAGAATAAAGTAGTCGCTGACATTGGCTGCAGCAATGGTTATTACATGTTTCGCATGGTTCCGTACCAGCCAAAACTGGTCATCGGCCTGGAACCATCTGTCCAGCATTACTACTGTTTCAAGGGATTAAACGGCATGGCAGGTCAGGCCAACCTGGAAATTGACCTGCTAGGAGTGGAGCACCTGCCATTGTTTCCAGAGTGCTTTGATGTGCTGTTTCTTATGGGAGTCATCTATCACCGGAGTTCTCCGGTGGATACCCTGCGCGATGTCTTTTGTGCATTAAAAAACGGAGGGACTCTCATTCTTGAATCTCAAGCCATCCCCGGGACAAGCGAAACAGCCCTCTTCCCTGAAAAAACCTATG comes from Desulfocapsa sulfexigens DSM 10523 and encodes:
- the cmoB gene encoding tRNA 5-methoxyuridine(34)/uridine 5-oxyacetic acid(34) synthase CmoB; this translates as MGYIDQLPPSAKIDKIIQLHNEKQTWINQDKKGFLRYRRPSEALQEFSATTVNCSLDAVKIGAEHEISPHDRQTIESHLRTFCPWRKGPFSIFGIDVDSEWQSQRKWQRVLPKLPDLKNKVVADIGCSNGYYMFRMVPYQPKLVIGLEPSVQHYYCFKGLNGMAGQANLEIDLLGVEHLPLFPECFDVLFLMGVIYHRSSPVDTLRDVFCALKNGGTLILESQAIPGTSETALFPEKTYAKVPGTYFVPTGHCLKNWLLRAGFSDVELFCQHPMSSMEQRRTEWMEFESYSDFIDPLEPAKTIEGYPAPDRVFLRGWKK